One Paenibacillus sp. FSL W8-0186 genomic window carries:
- a CDS encoding PTS transporter subunit EIIC, which yields MQRLMKWMEENFAPRLEAFTKNVWVDSIQEAIMVALPMIFIGSLITLVSILNDFIPGMPDLSPITTFSFGLLGIFIAFLTPYTVMQKKGHDKIKLIAGATGLSLFMMLLKPTFSDDGTVQFVLERFGPSGMVTALLVGAFVAAIFNVFNRFSFFKKNTTLPEFIKDWFDFLVPIALVLVIGWVLIYQLHFDMFALIVNIFNPLQKISQTLIGFVLFNFIGVLLYSFGVSPWVMTPIFYSIWIPAIEQNASLVAQGLEPVNINTFETFFSGWVGVGGLGATLPLIVWFMFAKSKKLKSIGKATIVPSLFNINEPVIYGAPVAFNPILMIPMWINGIITPIIVYIVLDLGLVDIPSKVFQLWYTPIGISTYLLTGFKGVVLLAIVLFQMFLVWFPFFKVYDKQELKKEQLAAAE from the coding sequence ATGCAACGTCTAATGAAGTGGATGGAAGAGAATTTCGCCCCACGATTAGAAGCATTTACGAAGAATGTCTGGGTCGATTCCATTCAGGAAGCGATTATGGTCGCATTACCGATGATCTTCATTGGTTCATTGATAACCTTAGTGTCCATTCTGAATGATTTCATCCCAGGCATGCCTGATCTGTCGCCAATTACGACGTTCAGCTTTGGATTGCTGGGCATCTTTATTGCTTTTCTGACACCATATACCGTCATGCAGAAGAAGGGACACGACAAGATTAAGCTCATAGCGGGCGCAACTGGCTTATCCCTGTTCATGATGCTGCTCAAGCCGACCTTCAGTGACGACGGAACGGTACAATTCGTCCTGGAGCGCTTCGGGCCTTCGGGGATGGTGACTGCTCTATTGGTGGGTGCATTTGTAGCTGCTATCTTTAATGTCTTTAACCGATTCTCTTTTTTCAAAAAAAATACGACCCTGCCTGAGTTCATTAAGGACTGGTTCGACTTTCTCGTTCCGATTGCTCTGGTTCTTGTGATCGGCTGGGTTCTGATCTACCAATTGCATTTCGATATGTTTGCACTGATCGTAAACATCTTCAACCCGCTGCAAAAAATTAGCCAGACCTTAATTGGCTTCGTCTTGTTCAACTTTATCGGAGTTCTGCTCTATTCCTTCGGTGTCAGTCCGTGGGTCATGACTCCGATTTTCTACTCGATCTGGATTCCGGCGATAGAACAGAACGCTTCGCTCGTCGCCCAAGGCTTGGAGCCGGTCAATATCAACACGTTCGAGACGTTCTTCTCCGGCTGGGTCGGCGTCGGCGGACTCGGGGCCACTCTGCCGCTGATTGTCTGGTTCATGTTCGCGAAGTCGAAAAAATTAAAATCGATCGGGAAAGCAACGATTGTCCCTTCGCTGTTCAATATCAATGAGCCGGTCATTTACGGGGCTCCGGTCGCTTTTAACCCGATTCTGATGATTCCAATGTGGATCAACGGCATCATTACGCCGATTATCGTCTACATCGTGCTTGATCTTGGGCTGGTAGACATTCCAAGTAAAGTGTTCCAGCTCTGGTATACGCCGATCGGTATCTCCACGTACCTCTTGACCGGATTCAAGGGCGTCGTGCTTCTGGCAATTGTATTGTTCCAGATGTTCCTCGTCTGGTTCCCGTTCTTCAAAGTGTACGACAAGCAAGAGCTTAAGAAAGAGCAGCTCGCTGCTGCTGAATAA
- a CDS encoding glycoside hydrolase family 3 C-terminal domain-containing protein, with product MKPTKELLAAMTLEEKAAICAGLNMWMTKGFEQHGIPALQMYDGTNGIRKTNSNEEMGITGENIPATCYPTGSAIGSSWNTELLHELGVALGIEGRDMEVDLLLGPGINMKRTPLGGRNFEYYSEDPVLSGELGAAFVNGLQSQGVGASLKHFAGNNQEFEKIVTSSEIDERTLREIYLSAFERIVKKANPWTVMCSYNLLNGSYTSENEHLLHDILREEWGYDGVVISDWTAVNDRIRGLAAGLDLEMPGPAYYNTKAIVKAVEEGKLDEAVVDQSAGRIIELVRKVKEANIESAPANVDYHELARRAAAESIVLLKNDNGILPLDSKKLSKMAVIGTFAKHPRIQGAGSARVTPTRVDIPFDELKNIAGDQVDLIYADGYPQDDRIDEQMIQESAALAASADVAVLFVGQPEYVESEMHDLETIELPVHQQKLIKAVTEFQPRCIVVTSSGSALAMNSWVQYVPGVLHSWLTGQGSGKAIADILFGRVNPSGKLSETFPVKLSDNPAHMRIRGENGKLYYREGLYIGYRYYDRKELAPQFPFGHGLSYTTFAYSDLKAVQQGRNVNVSFTVENTGKMSGKEVVQLYVHDEECSWGRPEKELKAFAKIALAPGEKQQVQFVLEERDFAYYNTKYNKWVAETGYFQIAIGSSSRDIRLRERVHCDFGLEPVSFHKFSLLNDWINTPKARGIFEAYLAEMNKHVSEQVILDDVFIGFWGDFPAIKIFQMFGQTWLVDRSPDDVIAEMIAEYERQ from the coding sequence ATGAAACCAACAAAAGAACTGCTCGCGGCTATGACTTTGGAAGAAAAAGCGGCCATCTGCGCCGGACTAAATATGTGGATGACAAAGGGCTTTGAACAACACGGGATTCCCGCTCTGCAAATGTACGATGGAACAAACGGAATCCGTAAAACGAACAGCAATGAAGAGATGGGCATCACCGGGGAGAATATCCCTGCAACCTGCTATCCTACGGGATCTGCGATCGGCTCGTCCTGGAACACGGAGCTGCTGCATGAACTTGGTGTGGCCTTAGGAATAGAAGGACGCGATATGGAGGTTGATTTGCTCTTAGGGCCTGGGATCAACATGAAGCGTACGCCGCTGGGCGGCCGGAACTTCGAATATTATTCCGAGGACCCGGTCCTGTCGGGCGAGCTTGGAGCCGCCTTCGTGAACGGTCTGCAAAGCCAAGGCGTCGGCGCTTCGTTGAAGCATTTTGCCGGGAACAACCAGGAGTTCGAAAAAATCGTCACAAGCTCCGAAATCGATGAGCGGACATTGCGTGAAATTTACCTCTCTGCCTTCGAGCGGATTGTGAAAAAAGCCAATCCATGGACCGTCATGTGCTCCTACAACCTGCTTAACGGCTCCTATACGAGTGAGAATGAGCACTTGCTGCACGATATTTTGCGCGAGGAATGGGGCTATGACGGAGTAGTCATCTCGGACTGGACCGCTGTCAATGACCGGATTCGCGGCCTGGCTGCAGGTCTGGATCTGGAAATGCCGGGCCCTGCTTACTACAATACTAAAGCGATTGTAAAGGCCGTCGAGGAGGGCAAATTGGACGAAGCGGTTGTTGATCAGTCCGCTGGCCGTATTATCGAGCTTGTGCGCAAGGTTAAGGAAGCGAATATCGAATCGGCTCCTGCGAACGTGGATTATCATGAACTGGCGCGCCGGGCGGCTGCGGAAAGTATCGTATTGTTGAAAAATGACAATGGCATTCTGCCGCTTGATTCCAAGAAGCTGTCCAAAATGGCCGTCATCGGAACGTTTGCGAAGCACCCAAGAATTCAGGGAGCTGGCAGTGCGAGAGTAACCCCGACCCGCGTCGACATTCCATTCGATGAACTGAAGAACATCGCAGGCGATCAGGTTGACCTGATCTATGCGGATGGATATCCGCAGGATGACCGCATCGATGAGCAAATGATTCAGGAGAGTGCGGCGCTTGCAGCATCCGCAGACGTTGCTGTACTGTTCGTCGGTCAGCCGGAGTATGTTGAATCAGAAATGCACGATCTGGAGACGATTGAGCTGCCGGTTCATCAGCAGAAGCTCATCAAGGCGGTGACAGAGTTTCAGCCTCGCTGCATCGTCGTTACTAGCAGCGGATCAGCACTAGCGATGAATTCCTGGGTTCAGTATGTGCCAGGCGTGCTTCATTCCTGGCTGACCGGCCAAGGCAGCGGCAAGGCGATTGCCGATATTCTGTTCGGACGCGTCAATCCGTCCGGCAAGCTGTCGGAGACCTTCCCTGTCAAGCTGTCTGATAACCCGGCGCATATGCGGATTCGCGGCGAGAACGGCAAGCTCTACTATCGCGAAGGGCTCTATATCGGTTACCGTTACTATGACCGCAAGGAGCTGGCGCCGCAATTCCCGTTCGGGCATGGCTTGTCGTATACGACCTTCGCTTACTCCGATCTGAAGGCTGTTCAGCAGGGCAGAAATGTGAACGTAAGCTTTACAGTAGAGAATACCGGGAAGATGTCCGGTAAAGAGGTTGTTCAGCTCTATGTTCATGATGAAGAGTGCAGCTGGGGCCGTCCGGAGAAAGAGCTTAAAGCATTTGCGAAGATTGCCCTTGCTCCCGGCGAGAAGCAGCAGGTTCAATTCGTACTGGAGGAACGCGACTTCGCTTATTACAACACGAAGTACAACAAATGGGTGGCGGAGACAGGGTACTTCCAAATCGCGATCGGCAGTTCTTCCCGGGACATTCGCTTGCGTGAACGTGTTCATTGCGACTTCGGCTTGGAGCCAGTCTCTTTCCACAAGTTCAGCCTGCTGAACGACTGGATCAACACACCGAAGGCGAGAGGCATCTTTGAAGCTTATCTTGCGGAGATGAACAAGCATGTCAGCGAGCAAGTCATTCTGGACGATGTATTCATTGGCTTCTGGGGCGACTTCCCGGCCATTAAGATCTTCCAGATGTTTGGCCAGACCTGGTTGGTCGATCGTTCACCGGACGATGTGATCGCAGAGATGATCGCTGAGTATGAACGGCAATAA
- a CDS encoding helix-turn-helix domain-containing protein: protein MSYLYEFIEYQEDLPIRLFVNSVAYVPFHWHKEVEIIYVLQGAITIHVDQRNYELKQDDIIVVNSMSVHQIDRTNQDNVLLTLQFSPDLLDEQRAVSCNSLYQTPESQDIYDSIRRYLAQMAREASKKTQGSRNYSLGLLHMLAGHLMRYFSIQLTEEKQNNVNDYDYQRLNRVLQFIDHNYSQKITLQSIADQEHLSLHYFSHFFSDKIGIPFQKYLTSVRLEKAVNALMDTNHSVTQIALDCGFANVKLFNKYFKEKYDTTPGAFREALTAAKPVDPDRKPLTYEESTSADYYEVDTIQAMESLYRYLEPSQASAVLSSASSVLYDEVEILVDEKAAGTPYTKHWSWLTTAGRAVEGLRADWQAQFLELQRRLGFSHIRFHGIFNDEMMVYAETADGEPIYNWAYVDKLYDFLLQAGIRPFVALSFMPSALARSKETIFWWRGHIAPPRDQNKWNALVREFVRHCLNRYGLEEVSSWYFEVWNEPDLSGVCWAGSKQEYFQFYAETAKTIKSISPRLRVGGPAMGYGSLWNDNWTEEFIAFCSDRQAPLDFFSFHVYSEYPSLKEEQPKLTTLMPPTFYLDSVKRLRSKLAATAMPDLELHMTEWNFSLYDRNLIHDTMFMGAFVVHHALQTLGTLESLAYWSFTDVFEESQVPSSMLYGGFGLMNRNGLKKPSYYAFELLAKLGDRIVSQGDGYIVTSGQNSSLQILMYNYAHVDQLFASGDWSGLTELSRYTIFEEKGNRAYHIKLNEREHGYKVTRYRLDREHGSVFDEWIRLGAPAYPTEEELQFLQHRSGPQMQIEWLAAAERLEHTYIVPPHGILLLTLQPQY, encoded by the coding sequence ATGAGTTATCTCTACGAGTTTATCGAATATCAAGAGGATCTGCCGATCAGGCTGTTCGTGAACAGTGTCGCATATGTCCCTTTTCATTGGCATAAGGAGGTTGAAATTATTTATGTTCTGCAGGGCGCGATTACCATTCATGTGGATCAACGGAATTATGAACTGAAGCAAGATGATATTATCGTAGTCAACAGCATGTCTGTGCATCAGATCGACCGTACAAATCAGGATAATGTCCTGCTTACGCTGCAATTTAGTCCGGATCTGCTGGACGAGCAGCGGGCGGTGTCGTGTAATTCCCTGTATCAGACGCCAGAGAGCCAGGATATCTATGACAGCATTCGCCGCTATCTGGCCCAGATGGCCCGGGAAGCGAGCAAGAAGACGCAGGGCAGCCGGAATTATTCGCTGGGTCTTCTGCATATGCTGGCGGGGCATCTGATGCGCTACTTCTCTATCCAATTGACGGAGGAGAAGCAGAACAATGTCAACGATTATGACTATCAGCGGCTGAACCGCGTGCTGCAATTTATCGACCATAATTACAGCCAGAAAATTACGCTGCAATCGATTGCCGATCAGGAGCATTTAAGCCTTCATTATTTCTCCCATTTCTTTAGCGACAAGATCGGCATTCCGTTCCAGAAATATCTGACCTCTGTCCGATTGGAGAAGGCAGTTAATGCATTGATGGACACCAATCATAGCGTGACTCAGATTGCGCTCGATTGCGGCTTCGCCAACGTCAAGCTGTTCAATAAATATTTTAAAGAGAAATATGACACGACCCCCGGGGCCTTCCGCGAGGCCCTCACGGCGGCAAAACCTGTGGACCCTGACCGGAAGCCGCTCACCTATGAGGAATCGACAAGCGCCGACTATTATGAGGTGGATACGATTCAGGCGATGGAATCGCTCTACCGGTATTTGGAGCCGTCGCAAGCATCGGCTGTCCTCTCCTCCGCATCCAGCGTCCTTTATGATGAAGTGGAAATCCTCGTCGACGAGAAGGCGGCGGGTACTCCGTATACGAAGCACTGGAGCTGGCTTACGACAGCTGGCAGGGCGGTGGAAGGCCTGCGTGCTGATTGGCAGGCACAATTTCTTGAGCTGCAGCGCAGACTTGGGTTCTCGCATATCCGCTTTCACGGTATTTTTAATGATGAGATGATGGTGTATGCGGAGACAGCGGATGGCGAGCCGATCTACAACTGGGCTTATGTGGATAAACTGTACGATTTCCTGCTCCAAGCCGGGATTCGCCCGTTCGTCGCCTTAAGCTTCATGCCTTCAGCACTGGCTCGCTCGAAGGAGACTATTTTCTGGTGGAGAGGGCATATTGCTCCGCCGCGGGATCAGAATAAATGGAATGCGCTAGTTCGTGAATTCGTCCGGCACTGCCTGAACCGCTACGGCTTGGAGGAAGTATCCTCGTGGTACTTCGAAGTGTGGAACGAGCCTGATCTCTCCGGGGTATGCTGGGCGGGTTCCAAGCAGGAATATTTCCAGTTCTATGCCGAGACGGCGAAGACGATCAAGTCCATCTCCCCACGGCTCCGCGTAGGCGGTCCTGCGATGGGCTACGGCTCGCTCTGGAACGACAACTGGACGGAGGAATTCATTGCATTCTGCAGCGACAGACAAGCTCCGCTCGACTTTTTCTCGTTCCATGTCTATTCGGAATATCCGAGTCTGAAAGAAGAACAGCCCAAGCTTACGACTCTGATGCCTCCTACGTTCTATTTGGACAGTGTGAAACGGTTACGATCGAAGCTGGCCGCGACTGCCATGCCGGATCTGGAGCTGCATATGACGGAGTGGAACTTCTCGCTCTATGACCGCAACCTGATTCACGATACGATGTTCATGGGCGCGTTCGTCGTCCATCATGCGCTGCAGACGCTGGGTACGCTAGAATCTCTTGCCTACTGGTCATTTACGGATGTATTTGAGGAGAGCCAGGTGCCTTCCTCGATGCTGTATGGCGGGTTTGGCCTCATGAACCGCAACGGGTTGAAGAAGCCGAGTTATTACGCCTTCGAGCTGCTCGCCAAGCTCGGGGACCGTATTGTATCCCAAGGCGACGGGTACATCGTAACGAGCGGCCAGAATAGCAGCCTGCAAATCCTAATGTATAATTACGCCCATGTAGATCAGCTCTTCGCCAGCGGCGACTGGTCGGGATTGACGGAGCTAAGCAGGTACACCATTTTTGAGGAAAAGGGGAATCGCGCCTACCATATCAAGCTGAATGAACGGGAGCATGGCTATAAAGTAACCCGCTACCGGCTAGATCGCGAGCACGGCTCTGTCTTCGACGAATGGATTCGCTTGGGAGCGCCAGCCTACCCGACCGAAGAAGAGCTCCAGTTCCTGCAGCATCGGAGCGGACCGCAAATGCAAATTGAATGGCTGGCTGCGGCGGAGCGTTTAGAGCATACTTATATCGTTCCTCCGCATGGCATTTTGCTGCTGACTTTGCAGCCACAGTATTGA
- the shc gene encoding squalene--hopene cyclase, whose product MGDVLHAVDEEIKRLTTTLIQQQRKDGSWHFCFENGTVIDAYVIILFRALGIENEALIRQLHDRILAEQQPEGCWKWFFDEAEGNLSASVEAYYALLYSGCSQAADEPIQRAKRYILSQGGLGAVTNLLTKAILAATGQRKWPKSISLIPLEFLLLPADFPMNFFDFSSYSRVHLTPMLIMADKSFSIKGAHAPDLSDLSSRPMEEDEQLPRGYQDMLDGIQAGLNRLIGTPHKIHKAATAKAEQFMLERIEADGTLYSYASSTILMIFALLALGYDRQHPLITRAIQGLTAMQCRYDGKTTIQNSPSTVWDTALLAYALQESGMAADHPAARRAASYLLSRQQHKVADWSIHNPDTPPGGWGFSETNTLHPDVDDTTAALRVIAGLSHTDPACLASWNRGLNWVISMQNNDGGWPAFEKNTNHELLTWLAIDGAKSAAIDPSEADLTGRTLEYLGNFAGLDTRLEWIQRGTRWLLQHQEKDGSWYGRWGVCYIYGTWAALTGLAAVGLPASDAGIQKGTRWLLTIQNPDGGWGESCHSDRLQRYLPLGNSTPSQTAWALDALIAVHTQPTSAINAGIRRLIALLHEDNWKSTYPTGAGLPGHFYTHYHSYRYIWPLLALSHYRRKYDDKHN is encoded by the coding sequence ATGGGCGACGTGCTCCATGCAGTGGATGAGGAAATCAAGCGGCTGACCACAACGCTGATTCAGCAGCAGCGTAAGGATGGGTCCTGGCATTTTTGCTTTGAAAATGGGACGGTGATCGATGCGTATGTGATCATCCTCTTTCGGGCGCTGGGCATTGAGAATGAGGCGCTGATTCGCCAGCTCCATGACCGGATCCTGGCAGAGCAGCAGCCCGAGGGCTGCTGGAAATGGTTCTTCGATGAAGCAGAAGGGAATCTATCCGCTTCGGTGGAGGCTTATTACGCCCTGCTCTATTCTGGTTGCAGCCAAGCAGCTGACGAACCGATACAGCGGGCCAAACGGTATATTCTATCTCAAGGCGGACTTGGGGCGGTCACCAATCTCCTGACCAAAGCGATCCTCGCCGCCACAGGGCAAAGGAAATGGCCTAAATCCATCTCGCTCATCCCGCTGGAGTTTCTGCTGCTTCCGGCTGATTTTCCGATGAATTTCTTTGACTTCTCCAGTTACTCCCGGGTTCATCTTACCCCGATGCTGATCATGGCCGACAAGAGTTTCTCCATAAAGGGAGCTCATGCTCCCGATCTGTCCGATCTCAGCAGCCGGCCTATGGAGGAGGACGAGCAGCTCCCTCGCGGCTATCAGGATATGCTGGACGGCATACAAGCGGGTCTAAACCGGCTTATCGGGACACCCCATAAAATACATAAAGCCGCTACAGCCAAGGCTGAGCAATTTATGCTGGAGCGGATCGAGGCCGACGGCACTCTCTACAGCTATGCCAGCAGCACGATTCTCATGATTTTCGCCTTGCTGGCTCTTGGGTATGATCGGCAGCATCCTCTCATTACCCGCGCCATTCAAGGGCTTACCGCTATGCAATGCCGCTATGATGGTAAAACAACGATCCAAAACTCCCCTTCTACTGTGTGGGATACTGCTTTGCTCGCCTATGCTCTGCAAGAATCCGGAATGGCCGCTGATCATCCAGCAGCTCGGCGTGCCGCTTCGTATCTGCTCTCCAGACAACAGCATAAGGTGGCAGATTGGAGCATTCACAATCCGGACACCCCTCCCGGAGGCTGGGGATTCTCGGAGACCAATACACTCCATCCCGATGTGGATGATACAACGGCGGCTCTACGGGTGATCGCGGGCTTGTCCCATACCGATCCTGCCTGCCTGGCATCGTGGAACCGCGGACTAAATTGGGTCATATCCATGCAAAATAACGACGGCGGATGGCCGGCATTCGAGAAGAACACGAATCATGAGCTGCTGACCTGGCTCGCCATCGACGGCGCCAAATCCGCGGCCATTGATCCCTCGGAGGCGGATCTTACAGGCCGGACCCTGGAATATCTCGGGAACTTCGCCGGGCTGGATACCCGGCTGGAATGGATTCAGCGAGGAACGCGGTGGCTGCTCCAACATCAGGAAAAGGATGGCTCCTGGTATGGAAGATGGGGCGTCTGTTATATCTATGGGACATGGGCTGCACTGACGGGACTAGCGGCTGTCGGCCTTCCGGCAAGCGATGCGGGGATACAAAAAGGAACCCGCTGGCTGCTAACCATCCAAAATCCAGACGGCGGATGGGGCGAATCCTGCCACAGTGACCGCCTGCAGCGTTATTTGCCCTTAGGGAACAGCACTCCCTCCCAGACCGCATGGGCGCTGGACGCGCTTATCGCTGTGCACACGCAGCCAACGTCTGCGATAAATGCAGGAATCCGCAGGCTTATCGCATTACTGCATGAAGACAACTGGAAGAGCACTTATCCGACAGGCGCGGGTCTTCCCGGCCATTTTTATACTCATTATCACAGCTACCGGTACATTTGGCCGCTCCTGGCGCTGAGCCACTATCGAAGGAAATATGATGACAAGCATAACTAA
- the ahpF gene encoding alkyl hydroperoxide reductase subunit F, which translates to MKLDADIKQQLEQYLQLLEGDVLLKVSAGSDSVSNDMLDLVNELSSMSDRITVERTELARTPSFSVNRVGEEDTGVVFAGVPLGHEFTSLVLALLQVSGRAPKVEQSVIDQIKSIKGEYNFETYVSLSCHNCPDVVQALNLMSILNPGITHTMIDGAAFKEEVESKDILAVPTVHLNGEFFESGRMTIDDILAKLVTSDASEFENKEPYDVLVIGGGPAGASAAIYAARKGIRTGIVAERFGGQVNDTLSIENFISVKYTEGPKLAASLEEHAKEYNIDIMKAQRAKRLEKKDLIEVELENGAILKSKTVIISTGARWRNLGVPGEAEYKNKGVAYCPHCDGPLFAGKKVAVVGGGNSGIEAAIDLAGLTDHVTVLEFMPELKADSVLQERLNSLPNTTVIKNAQVKEITGSNRVDGVSYIERESGETKHLDLEGVFVQIGLVPNTDWLGDTIERTRMGEIVVDNHGATSIPGVFAAGDCTNSPYKQIIISMGSGATAALGAFDYLIRNQ; encoded by the coding sequence ATGAAACTGGATGCAGACATTAAACAACAACTGGAGCAATATCTTCAGCTTTTGGAAGGCGATGTTCTGCTGAAAGTCAGTGCAGGTAGCGATTCTGTATCTAACGACATGCTGGATCTAGTGAATGAACTGTCCAGCATGTCGGACAGAATCACAGTAGAGCGCACGGAATTGGCTAGAACGCCAAGTTTTAGCGTAAATCGTGTAGGTGAAGAAGATACTGGCGTAGTATTTGCCGGCGTTCCATTGGGACATGAATTCACTTCGCTCGTTCTGGCACTGCTTCAAGTCAGCGGCAGAGCTCCAAAGGTAGAACAAAGCGTAATTGATCAAATCAAGAGCATTAAAGGCGAATATAACTTCGAGACTTACGTAAGCCTATCCTGCCACAACTGTCCTGACGTTGTGCAGGCACTCAACTTGATGAGTATTCTGAACCCTGGCATCACACATACGATGATCGACGGGGCAGCCTTCAAGGAAGAAGTGGAGAGCAAGGACATTCTGGCCGTGCCGACCGTTCACCTGAATGGCGAGTTCTTCGAGAGCGGCCGCATGACGATCGATGACATCCTTGCGAAGCTGGTTACCTCGGATGCCTCCGAGTTCGAGAACAAAGAGCCTTATGACGTCCTGGTCATCGGCGGCGGACCAGCCGGCGCGAGTGCGGCGATTTATGCGGCACGCAAAGGAATCCGCACAGGTATTGTGGCCGAGCGCTTCGGCGGTCAGGTTAATGATACCTTGAGCATCGAGAACTTCATCAGCGTGAAGTACACGGAAGGGCCTAAACTCGCTGCCAGCCTTGAAGAGCATGCGAAGGAATACAACATCGATATCATGAAGGCACAACGTGCGAAACGTCTGGAGAAGAAGGATCTAATTGAAGTTGAGCTGGAAAATGGCGCAATTCTGAAGAGCAAGACCGTCATCATCTCCACAGGAGCCCGCTGGCGCAATCTGGGCGTACCTGGCGAAGCAGAATATAAGAACAAAGGCGTAGCCTACTGCCCGCATTGCGATGGTCCTCTATTCGCAGGCAAGAAGGTTGCCGTAGTAGGCGGCGGAAACTCCGGTATTGAGGCAGCGATTGACCTTGCAGGTCTTACCGACCATGTTACCGTTCTGGAATTCATGCCAGAGCTGAAGGCAGACTCTGTACTGCAAGAACGTCTGAATAGTTTGCCAAATACGACTGTTATCAAAAATGCGCAAGTGAAAGAAATCACGGGTTCGAACCGAGTTGACGGCGTCAGCTACATCGAGCGCGAGAGCGGCGAGACAAAGCATCTTGATCTCGAGGGCGTATTCGTTCAAATCGGCCTGGTTCCAAACACCGACTGGCTCGGTGACACGATTGAGCGTACTCGCATGGGTGAAATCGTGGTTGACAACCATGGCGCAACTAGCATCCCTGGCGTATTCGCTGCCGGCGACTGCACGAACTCGCCTTACAAGCAAATCATCATTTCGATGGGATCCGGTGCTACCGCAGCTTTAGGTGCATTCGATTACCTGATTCGGAATCAATAA
- a CDS encoding YafY family protein: MKKSERLNDMIRYLNGREFFNLHDLMDKYDISKSTALRDIHSLEQLGMPIFSEHGRHGRYGILKNRLLSPIVFTMDEVYALYFAMLTLEAYQSTPFHLSVNKLGEKFEHCLSDKQLQQIRSMRKVLQFEMVQHAHVSRYLDRILKSILQESSCTIQYRKNMQTSYHVQFFKISAKFGQWYASGIELSTQQYRVFRCDRITSVEEVEAEAPFTIDELLHRSLEIYQSKHSIDFEVEILEQAKDLFYKEHYPSMSLDCGKKTVIRGFYNPGEEAFIADYLMRYGSSVVSVKPESLRRMIQDRAERLLHHYQQL, encoded by the coding sequence ATGAAGAAATCGGAAAGACTAAATGACATGATCCGATACTTGAACGGCCGGGAGTTTTTTAATTTACATGACCTGATGGATAAATACGATATTTCCAAAAGCACCGCCCTGCGCGACATTCATTCATTAGAGCAATTAGGCATGCCGATCTTCTCCGAGCATGGCCGGCATGGACGATATGGAATCCTTAAGAACAGGCTGCTATCCCCCATTGTCTTCACGATGGACGAGGTGTATGCTCTGTATTTTGCCATGTTGACGCTGGAGGCTTATCAATCCACGCCATTTCACCTTAGTGTGAATAAGCTGGGTGAAAAGTTTGAACACTGCCTCTCCGATAAACAGCTCCAGCAGATCCGCAGCATGAGAAAAGTCCTGCAGTTTGAAATGGTCCAGCATGCGCATGTGAGCCGGTATCTAGATCGCATTCTGAAAAGCATTCTTCAGGAAAGCAGCTGTACGATTCAATATCGGAAAAATATGCAAACAAGCTACCATGTTCAATTTTTCAAAATATCCGCTAAGTTTGGTCAATGGTATGCTTCCGGAATCGAGTTAAGTACGCAGCAGTATCGGGTGTTCAGATGTGACCGGATCACTTCTGTAGAAGAAGTGGAGGCTGAAGCTCCTTTTACTATAGACGAGCTCCTTCACCGTTCGTTAGAAATTTATCAATCTAAGCATAGTATTGACTTTGAAGTGGAGATTTTAGAACAGGCCAAGGATCTTTTCTATAAAGAACATTACCCTTCGATGAGCCTGGACTGCGGGAAGAAGACGGTCATACGGGGATTCTATAATCCGGGGGAAGAGGCGTTTATAGCTGATTATTTGATGAGATATGGCAGCTCTGTTGTATCCGTGAAGCCTGAATCCCTGAGACGAATGATCCAAGACCGGGCAGAGCGTCTCTTACATCACTATCAGCAATTATGA
- a CDS encoding VOC family protein codes for MSATLEVAIFLSMNGRAREAIDFYKKHFNAKELLLVTYEDMAKLDSSFQLTDANKHYITHSVLSIGTTKIMLAEDTMDPREKYTVGNNTSWCIQSADLEEIEHFYKSLTSDDRVRVIVPLSSNVFSKAYGIIEDPFGIQIQLMYDERLR; via the coding sequence ATGAGTGCAACATTAGAAGTAGCTATTTTCTTGTCCATGAACGGAAGGGCGAGAGAGGCTATCGATTTTTACAAAAAACATTTCAACGCCAAGGAACTGCTGTTGGTGACCTATGAGGATATGGCCAAGCTCGACAGCTCGTTCCAGCTTACGGACGCGAATAAGCATTATATCACGCACTCCGTCCTATCCATCGGAACAACAAAGATCATGCTGGCAGAGGACACCATGGACCCTCGGGAAAAATACACGGTCGGCAACAACACCTCCTGGTGTATTCAAAGCGCAGACCTGGAGGAAATTGAACATTTCTACAAGAGCCTGACTTCAGATGATCGGGTGAGGGTCATTGTTCCCTTATCCAGCAATGTGTTCAGCAAGGCGTACGGGATTATTGAAGACCCGTTCGGGATTCAGATTCAGTTGATGTATGATGAGAGATTGCGGTGA